A region of the Arenibacter antarcticus genome:
TAAATTTTGAAAGATTTAAACATAAAAATAAACCGGAATATAACTAGTAGAACTTGAAATTCAAGTTTGTTAAAGTACTAATAAATTAATTTAATGTCGATTAAATATCATTTTTTGTCGATTAAATGTATATTTTAATTCTTTTCTATCTCAACATCACTAACATTTCGTGAAGCTAAATTTCGGATATTTATACTTTAAGACACTAACAGATAGTAGTTTAATCGTTTTTTGAAATAGTCCTTGGAGTTGATACTATTTTAAGAAAAGTCTCAGATTCGGTAATCTTTTAAATTCTACATTTCCTTTGATTAATTTATTGAGGTTTTAAGTGTTCCTTGCTGTCGTGAAAATCAGACACATTCCAAAAAGGATATGTACTACGAGTGTTTACTTAAATAAGTAAGAAATTCCCTCAAAATAAGAAGCACTTGATAAATTCTTGACTTTGATTCTAAGAGAATAGCAGAGAAATGAAAAATTTCATAATTAATATGAATTCTTTATTTTGTGCTAAAGCAAGATGAGTTTATTATCTACATTGATGGAAAGGTAAAAAAGGTGTATTTGCTTAATAATTTAAAGGTAACTCTAAATATTCTACATACACCCCAAACAGAATATGCCAAATGAAATAATGGCCCAGTCGCATTGTTAAGGATACCAAAAATCCGGATTTTTTAAAATGAATGGCTTGTAAAAGATTCATTGTAAAACCAGTAACTAGAGAATATATAACTACTGGTAGTATTTGGTCGCCAAGCTGTTCTATGGGCTCCCTTAAGGAGGTGAGGACTGCAGCTGTCCAGAAAAACCCTGCTAGATGCCTTCCTTTTTTATAATAGGCACCCAATAACATGATAAGGGTCAACGGAATTAACCGGTAAAACACTTCTATTTCAAAGGCACTGGATACATATAGAAAAATAGAATAGGGGAATGGCTGTAAAATTGGAGGTAACTCCTGATAGGGTTCGGGATGTAGAATAAAACTTGAATATAAGGAGATCTAACAATCCAAAGAATAATCCAACACAAAAAGGTATTATAAATCGATTTCGTAAGGGGACATTCCTTTGCCAAAAATTGGGCAGGTTGGCCTTATCTTGAAGAAAGATAAATGGGATTCCGATACATAAGATTAAAATGTTCGTTATATCCCATATCCGAATATTGATATGTGTATTGGTGATTCTGTTACCATAGAGGATTCCTATCCCCGCCAATAATAACAGCCATATTACAGCAAGCACCCTCTTCCAGTTTATCCCTATAAACAGTTATACTATATATTCCCGAACCCGTTTATTGATCAATCTACTACCTTCTTGTTAGCTTCAAAATTGATTTTAGAATACAGCACAACAAAAAATAGGGAACAATCATTAGGTTTTGGTAGCTGGCTAAATTAAAATGTTCTATGAAAATTAGGCTATTGGTTGGGATAGGGTTGGTAAGGATATTTGGCGATAAAATAGGCGTAGGATTGGGAGATGAATTTTTGTAAATATATTTGTTAGCCAGAATCTATTTTGACCATTTTATTCTTACGGCAGTTATTTTGTCTAACTCAAGTCTGTTTTCTTCTAATTTCTTAAATCCATTTTTTAAGTAAAACCTCAAAGGAGATTTATAAATTTCTCCGTTTTTCTTCCTGTCATTACTGTGGTCAATTACCCAACCATTTAATTCAGTTTCTTTCTCTTTTGCCAGATTAAGAACCTTGGTTCCAAACCCTCTACCGTGAAGTTTTGAATCTATAATTAGCGTAAACCATTTGTCATTGTCTCGCTTAAAGGCAAAATACCAACCTGTGATTTCTTGACTTTCATCAATCATTAAAATATGAGATTGTTCTGTTTTATTAATGAGATAATGATCAAATTCCGCAAGAGTTTGATAATTCAATTTTTCAGGATATTCCCTATTCCAAAGATTTAGAATTTCTATTTTGTCAGTTTTTGATAGCTGTGTCAACTTGATAAATTCCACTTTTATGTTTTGACTGGTTAAACTAGATACAATGCTTTCGGACTACAATCTAGAACACTTTAGAAACGTGTACAAATCCCACGGGACTAGGTTAGCTAGGGGCTCACGGAATGCCTTCTGTGCCTATTTTTATGTTGTGGTTGTCTTATTTAATTAGTTTATGGAACTGTTCTATTTTACGCTGATTTCCTTGAATATAAATAATGTCCCCTTGTTTTATTATTTCGTCTGGTTGTATACTTTCCAACATTTCATTTTTTCTTTTAATGGCCAATATATTTATTCCGTATTTAACTCTTAAGTTCAATTCCATTAATGGTTTTCCTAAAAATTTATTACTGTCTGCACTTATGCGTAAACATGTAATGTTGAAATCTGCCACTTCGCTGGGCCTGTAGGTTATCGGGCGTTTTAATTCCCCTTTAAATAATTGGTAATTGTCTGCCCTAATCTTTTCAATTAGTTGGTCAATATCGTCTTCAGGTACAAGAAAATTTTGAAGTACATGGGTAAATATTTGTACTGAAGTTTCAAACTCTTCAGGAATTACTTCATCGGCGCCTAAAGCAATTAATTCAGAGGTTTCCTTAACGTACCTAGTGCGTACCACCAAATAGATCGAATTAGAATGGGAACGAATATTTTTAATGATGCTTCGGGTGGCAAAGTTGTCTGAAATAGCAATTACAGCCGCTCTGGCATTAGAAAGCCCTACAGTTTCTAGAATATGGTCTTGTGTAGCGTCACCGAAAATAATAGGTATGCCTTTTGCTTTTTCACGTTTAACTGTATTGGCGTTCATCTCAATAACAACATACGAAATATTACTCGCACCTGCTGCCTTAGCCAAATTACTACCATTTACCCCATAACCGATTATGACTAAATGATTTTGGAGTGTGTGATCTACAATTTCTGCCTTATCTTTTTCTGAAACTAAAGTTCTACCTAATCCTAGTTTTTTTGAGACACCAATAATCCATTTGGCAATATGCTCTGAAAAAATGATTACAAAGGGCGTAAGGATCATTGATACAATAGATACAGATAAGAAATATTGGTTAGTTTCAGCGCTTAATAGATTATATTCTATGCCCACTTTTGAAAGAATAAAAGCAAATTCCCCAACTTGAAAAAGGGACAAACCTGTCAATAATACGGTTCTAGTGGGATACTTAAGAATAGCCACCGCTGCAGCTGTTATAGATGATTTTACAATTAATACTACCAAAAGTAAAAGTAGGATGACAGGAATATTATTTAAGAAAAAGTTTAAATCGAGCAACATTCCTACGGAAACAAAAAAGAAACTTGTAAAAAGCTCTCGAAAAGGAAGAATAATACTCGTGGCTTGATGGCTGTATTCTGATTCAGAAATAATTAGACCTGCAATAAAAGCTCCTAATGCCAGTGACAACCCTGCTACTGAGGTGAAAAAGGCAATAGCAAAGCATAGGGTAATGGTAACTAACAGGAAAAGTTCTTTACTATTGGTTTTTGCAACGGCATGCATTAATCTTGGAACAACATAGCGTGCGCTAATATATGTGAGGACAAGAACAATCCCTGATTTCAACAATAGTGAAAGAATACTCATTCCAATATTAGTTGATTCTCCTGCTATCATTGGAGTAATAAGCATCATGGGTACTACAATGATGTCCTGAAAAATTAAAATCGCCAATGCATTTCTTGCATGGGGAGTAGAAATCTGTTGTCTGTCTTGTAGCGTTTTTAAAACTATTGCTGTACTAGATAAGGAGAAAAGAAACCCCACAAATACTGATTCATTCCACGGATATCCTAAGAGGTGATATACAAGCGCTGCTACAGCGACGGTTATACCTACTTGAAAAAAACCACCGATAAAAAAGGTTTTTTTAATTGAGACTAATTGTTTTATGGATAATTCCATACCAATCACAAAGAGCAATAGAATTACTCCAATTTCAGAGAGAATTTCCACTTGCTCTAGAGCATTAATTAGGCTTAATCCATAGGGTCCAATAATTACCCCTGTCAGTAGAAATCCAATTATAGAAGGAAGTTTCAGCTTTTGAAGCACAAAAACAATAACGACCGAAAAACCTAAAAGGATGAGTATGTCCTGTAGTAATGGTAAATGCATTAGCTATTTATGACTTTTGTTTACTAATTAAGTTCGAATCCCGTAATGTTTATTGGTTTTGTTGTAAAATGTTATGTTCTATACAGTCTATTTTATTCAATAATAATAGCAAGCCTATTACGAAAATAGTACACCCTAATGCGGTATAAACTAAATTGCTCCATAGAAAATAACCCAGACCCATAAAAACTGCTCCTAATACTGTCATTATACACCCAATTAAATTCGATTTAATAAAATTAAGCGCGTGAATTGAAAGTCCAAGAAATAACAATGAGGGACCAACATACACAATGGGAAAAGCAATGGCAGGAGTGTTGGACAATTGATTGTAAAAGGCTTTCCGACTAACAATATCATCTGCAAAACTCCATGAAATAAAATCGATTGTATTTAGTCCAATAAATGCTATTACTCCCAAGGATGTAAGTAAAGAACCAATCTTACCGATTTTATTTTTTGGGAATATTCTATTAAAATTAATGAGTAATACAGCTCCTATCAAATTCAGCCAATGAGCAAAATCGATAGGTTTTTGAGCATAGGCAAATTCATTTCCTTGAGTGAAAATCCAATAGCTTACAACAAAAAGGACAAGTCCGGTTATACAGGTCGTTTTTAATTTCAAGGGTCTTTTTTAAATGATTTATATCGTTTACTATATGGAAGTAGGGCAGTAGCAAGGTATAAACTTTCAAGTTTACAATGCGCTAAAACCTTGTATTTTGATATCGTTTTTTATTCTAAAGTCGATACATCACATTTCAAAATTGCGTAATATTCTATTTATTGGACATCATAACACGAAAAAGCCTGTAAACACAGCATTTTATGCTTAATTTGCTAGAGCCATTGTTGTGGTGTAAATTTTTTCATTCTTTAGAATTAGAATTAGAAATCAAATTATCTAATTCTAAATAGTTGCTTTTCATAAAGCTCAATGCAAAAGCTGCAGCAGAAGCGGTATAAACAGAAAAGTCAAGGGCTCCCTTAATTCCAGTTGAAAAAGTCATTGATAATGCGAAAATTAACAGTAAGAGTCCACTCAATTTAGCAATCAGTCTCGTTTTAAATCCAATAATCAAGAAAAGGGCAAAAATAATTTCGGCTGCGGTGGCTAAGATTCCAATTGTAGGAATTAGCTGGTGGGGAATCCATGGATTTATAAGTTGGGTGTAGCTCAAGAAATTATCCCAATTTCCCCAAGCAGAAACTTCCTTGGGCCACATTCCAATTCGGTCAGCAACTGCTGATAAAAACCCAATTGAAATAGCAAGTCTCAAGAATAATTTTACAATTTTCATATGCAGCTATTTATTGATTTTTAACGGTCATACTTCGGCTGCACCTACCTCCGGAAGGTAAACTCCAGTGCGTGGATCTAAACTAGGTTGTGAATTAAAAAACCATTTTATTTTCCCCCATGTTATACTAATGCGTGTTACAACCTTCACTTTATAACTTTAGAGCACCTCATGTTAGTAGAATGGATCAGACGCTAAGAATACTGTAGCTAGTTCCCTCTACGCCTCCCGTTTCTTCCCTGTAATCTCTTGTATTCTTATCTGATATACAATAGGGGTGCCCTTAGTATATGATTTGCTCGAAAATTCATTGATAAATTTGACCTCTTTATTTTCTTTTCGGTGGATGATATTTTTTACCCCTTCAAAAAAGTCATGCAATTTTTGCTTGGCAAAGCTACCTTCTAGCTCTTCAAAATCACCTTGAATTTGGACTGACTTCCAGTTTGCCAAGGATTGTACCTGCTCAGTAACCATTGAAACCGATGGGTTTTGTCGCATGGCTTCTATTTTATGCCCTTCCGAGGTATAGCCTATTATGCAATTCTCTGTTGGGTCAAAATAATAAGTTATTGGAATCACATAGGGCTTCCCTTGAAATACATAGGCTAAGTGACCGTTGTAGTTATTTCTAAGGATGCCGGTGCTTTCATTTATTGTTAAATCTGTCATTGTTTTTATTTTGATGGTTATGGATAGTTTTAATAGTCACTTTACCTGAGAGGACCAATAATGGCACCTCAGAATACATACTTATATCATCGATTACAGGTTCACGGATCAACCGCTGATAAAGACCGCTCCGATTGTGTACCATGGAGAACAGGTCTATTTTCAACTTATGATTAGGATCTAGACACATTTTCATTTCATCCTATATAGTAACTTCAAAGTTAGTGGGGAACAGTGACAATTGAAATGACTTTGGTCACCTTACAAAAGTTAAACAGCGTACTGATCCTTTTACATTTGTTATTGGATAACTTTTATATTAGCGCTTTTGATTCAACACCTTTGAAAGATAGGGGTAAGGGTGAGAATGATCTTATAATTTGATGTTGTGTGTGTTTGTGGTGGGACTCCATAATAGATTCTATCTAAACATTTTAAGGGTTTGTATGAAATGTTAATTTTTTTTTAATATTATGTTAAAATACCCTATATTGGGCATTTTAAATTTTTGAATTATAGCATAATTTGGGTTTCAACACTAGTATTGAAAGCCAATTTTAACGGTCGAAAAGAATGACACCGGTCTGTAGTTAGAATTTCCGGGGTAGTTAACTAAAATGAATACTAAAAAAAATAAGCGAGATAATTGGCAGTATAAGTTGCCGTTTTTTAACCAAACCAAATTTAAAAATCAGATATGAAAAGTATTGTATTAAGTTTAGTCCTCTTTGTTGCGTTCACCTATCAAGTAAATTCTCAATATTACGGTGGATTGGAAAATGATAATTTTAACGGGCTTCATGGGGTTATGATAAATCCTGCCAATATTGTTGATTCTCGGATCAAGACTGAAGTCAATATTTTTTCCGTACAAATGCTGCTTGGAACGGATTATATTCCTTTAACAATTGATAATGTCACCAATATGTTAAATGATGATACTTTTGAAGTATTTCCGAAAGATGATAATGAAATGCTCCTCAATTTAGATGTAATGGGACCTTCCTTTATGTTTAACCTTACCGAAAAGAGTAGTATTGGTGTTCTTACCAAGGTACGTGCCGCTAATAACTCAAGAAATATAAATGCCGATTTAATGGAGTCTTTAATCTCTAATTTTTCTGAGGATGACTTTAATTTTAACATGCAAAAATTAAACCAGACAACCCATGTATGGGGCGAAATTGGTCTGGCCTATGGAAGGATTATTTTGGATAAGGAAAATAATTTTTTAAAGGCAGGGATAACCCTAAAATACTTATTAGGAGGAGGTGTTTTACAGGCAACTTCTAATTCCCTTACTGGAGAATATGAATATAATCAAAATGATCCTTTACAATCTGTTGTAAACTTAAATGGAGACCTTTCTTATATGGTGAGCTACGAAAACGAGGATGATTATTTTAGTACCATTACTCCTGGTTTTGGGACTGATTTAGGGATGGTATATGAGTATAGACCAGAAAGTACAAGAACCATAACGGAAGGAAGTAATGGAAAAGGCCAGAATAAATATAAAATGAAAATTGGGTTATCTATTTTGGATATTGGTAGCATTACGTATAAAGAGAGAGAAGAAACCGACTATGTTATTAATGGTTCCGTGTCAGCTGAAGAATTAGAGAATGATACACAACAAGCCTTAGAAGATAACTTTCCAGGAACTACCACGGTAAAGGATCTGAAGGTGAGTTTACCTACTTCCTTACAATTGAACATAGATTATAGGGTAGCCAATCGTTTTTATGCCAGCCTTAGTTATAACCAATCGCTATTGGATCAGGATACGCCATACAATAATCATGGATTAAATATATTCAGTATATCTCCAAGATTTGAATCAAAATTCTTTAGCTTATATCTCCCGGTAGGTTTTAGTAAATTGGGAGGTACCGCTGTTGGTGCTGGACTAAGACTTGGCCCATTGTTTGTGGGGTCTGGGAGTATTATATCCAATCTTATTTCTGACAACGCCATGGCGGCCAATATTTATGCTGGCTTAAAAATCCCGTTGTACCAAAAGAGAAAATTATAAGTGGATTCGATAAGTATAAAGGGCTATTTAAAGCCCTTTATACTTATATGAATTATTTGGTGTAATTAAGTAGGAGCATCCTTTTAATTTCTAAGATATTAATGGCTAGAGGGTGAAATAACTTAAGGCATTAATATCATCCATTGGAAATATTAAAAAAATATTACTTGAATACAATGCTGAAAATGACCTTATTATTTACGACCGGTGAAATGTTCCATAGTTTTATATATTCCTAATACATTACCAGCAAACCAATCGAATAAGTTTAGAGACATTATTGCCTGCCCTAGGCGTGTAAATCTGTATATGTAACCTGGAATGGTTATCATTTTTTTATTGCTCTCAATCGCTTTTACAATGGTAAGAGCTACAACTTCTGGCTCTAGTATTGGAAGCTTGGACTTTACCCCATCAAACATTCCAGTATTTACGTAATAGGGCATTATTGTAGTAACACTTATGTCTTTCTTCAGTTGTTTCATTTCTAAACGCAAACTATCAGACCAACCAATAAGGGCCCATTTGCTCGCAGCATATACTGACATTTTGGGATTTGAAATTAAACCACCTGATGATGCTATATTACATATGTGTCCAGAATTTCGATTTAGCATATCCGCTAAAAATTCTAACGTGACAAGCATAGGTGCGTTAGCGTTGATATTCATTGTATTTGTAATATCTGTAACCGAATGTTCCTTAAAATATTTACCTATGACGATTCCGGCATTATTTATCAGGACGTCCACTCCACCTATATCCTGTTTTACTTTTTTACCAGTCTCTTGTATTTGCTGAACATTAGATACATCTACATTAAAACCAAAAAGATTTTCGTTGTTAGAAAACTCAGATAATGTTTCATCAATATTCTCTTGATTAAAATCCCAAATGATCACTTTAGCATGGCGTTCTAACATTAAGCGAACCATTATTTTACCAATGCCAGATGCACCACCTGTTATTAATACTATTTTCCCTTTTAAATACTTCATTTTATTGTTATAAGGTACTTTCTATAATTTAAAATAATCATTAAAAAATAGAAGCTGATATTTTATCGAATTTGTCCAGTAATTCCAATTGTGTTTTCCTGGACGTTCTGTATAGTCATGTGCTATATTTCTTTCAACTAGTTTTTCATGTAATCTTTTGTTAGCATCGTAAAAGAAATCACCAATTCCACAGTCAAATACGATTTTCAAACTATTTTCCGTTAATTTATATACCATATTAATTACCGTGTTTTCTTCCCAATTTTCTTTATGGTCAGCATATTCTCCCAATCGTTTTTTTAGATCCCAGTTATTAGGGAAAGGACGAATATCTAAACCTCCGCTCATACTACCAGCTGCTCCCCAAATATCTTGATGTTTAAAAGCTAGATAAAATGCACCATGTCCACCCATACTTAAACCTGTAATAGCTCTCCCAGACTTTGTGGCTGTAGTATTATATTCTTTATCTATAGTGCTAATGAGTTCCTTTGAAATATAAGTTTCGTATTTCATTTTTTCATCAATTGGACTATCAAAATACCAACTAGTAAGACCTCCGTCAGGGCAAACAATTATAATGTTATAGGTATCAACATATTCTTTTAATTCTGGAACCTTTGATACCCAATCAGCATAATTTCCACCAGCACCATGAAGTAGATATACTACGGGGTAGCTTTCTTTTTGAGTGGAATAATTATCGGGTGTTATTACCATATTGGGAATAGATTTATTCATGGATTTACTCACAACCATAACTGTATCTACCTGAGAGGCGTTTACGATTATAGTATTAACAGTTAAAAAAAGGAATAGTAATTTTAGTTTCATATGTAGCTATTTAATGTTTTTTAACGGTCATAGTTCAACTGCGCCTACCTCCGGCAGGTAAACTCCAGTACGGGTATGTTACCCCACCGACGGCAGTCAAGTTCACATTTCTTCATTAGTATTTACAACCAATTTTCGGTCATGCTTAAAACGTATATGTTTAATATTATTTAGCGCCCTAATATAGGGCTAGTATTTTTCTTTTAAGGTATTGTACTGTTATTTATAGGCGAGAAATCATGCTGTTTATTAAAACTCCTTGTTAGTGATAATTTAGTAGTATGGCGCGTATCTGACTTTATACTAGCTGAGCGTTTTATTTTCTAGAAAGCCCCTGTAGTAAAAAAAAATATTTTGTTTTTACACCTTGTTTTGGATTCGCTTTTTAGCAATTAATACGGTGTGAATTTCTTCACTCTTATCAGGTTTTTCATAATTAATAGAAATTGTTTCTTCCATTTTAAAATCGTTACTTTCTAGGTCGTTCTTAATTCTGCTTAAATCGTGATAGTAAAAAAATAATCTGTCCCCGCTACTACCAGATTGAAAATTAGAGTTTCGATAATTGCCTTCTACAAAACTCAAATAAATAACTCCAGAATCTCCCATTAACTTGGAACTATCATTAATTAGTTTTGAACAATCAGCTCTAGATAAATACGGAATACAAAATCCAGCAATAATGGCATCGCATTTAATTTCTAGTTGGTCAATGGCTCTACAATCTAAAATTTTAAAGTCTGCAGTCGGATTATTTTTTTTAGCCAACTCTATCATATTTGGAGCAATATCTATGGCAGTAATTCTAAAATCTGATCGTTTGTTCAATAGATATTTTGTGATATTACCTGGTCCACATCCTATTTCTAAAATTCTAGGATGACCCTTTATGATCAAATTTGAAAATATTTCATAGGTGTCATTGTATAAATCTAAGTGCATAAACTTATCCTGATAAATAGAAGCTATTTTATTCCAAGTCTGAAAGGTTTCTTCGTATTTATCCATATTCTATATTAAATTACAACCTTTTCAGTTCTCAATATTTTCACAATACATATTCCGATAAGATCGTAGTGTATCCATTAAATTCAAAACCAATTACTACATTTACTTGTTTTTGAACCGTATCCGGTAGCAGCGCTAGCCATACTCTTACCAAAATCCATTTACCAATGTCATGAGGATAATGGTTGTAAGAGGCAATAGTATTTTGAGTGTTTGTTTTGTCTCTTCGTCATACCATTTCAGGTTTGCCTTAGTTTATTTTCTAATTCTACTCCAATAATTTCTGAAAAAGCCAGTCATCTCTTTGTTCCCGTTGCTCAGGGAAGGTCCAGTGCTGGGTTTCCTGATATACATGTAACTCTTTTTGCGCATTAATGACGTTGTAGGCTGCGTGCATGGAAGTGGGTGGACACACGTTATCGTTATATCCCCAACTGTACCATCCCGGAACCTTTACAAATCGGGCAAAATTAACCACATCGAAATATTTTGAGGTTTCCACCTTTTCTGGTTTGTTGGTGAATGAATCGCGAAACAATTGAGGCCATCCTCCAGCGCGATTGTGCAAATAACCGGTTAAATCGGACAATGCTGGGTAAAAAGCTGCCAAGTAATCTATGCGATCATCTAGTCCCGCAGTGATAATGGAAAGTGCTCCGCCCTGGCTGCCACCAGTTACGGCAATGTCTTCCCCATTAAAATAATCTAACGATTCAATAAAGTCAACCGCACGCACACAACCAAGATAAACACGCTTGTAGTAATAGTGGTCCTTATCGTCCAAGTTGGCCTGCCAGTAGCCATCCAGCGCACCCTTCCCTAAATTGTCGTAAACATTCCGATCTAGGTTCAACGGTATTCCGTGAATCCCTATTTGGAAAACGATAATTCCTTTTTCGGCCCTCCAGGTGTCGCCGTATTGTGGATAGACGCCGGCCCCTGGAACATACAAAATGGCCGGGTATTTCCCTTCGGCTTTGGGTCTGCTTAAAATGCCATAAATTTTCCCCTTAATATTGTCGATACTCACGTGATAGACATCCACTTTGTCTGTGCAACGTTCGGGGATCAGGGTTAAAACCGGATTTACTGGCACTTGCCCGAGTTGGGCTTTGGCTTCTTTCCAGAACTGTTCAAAATCTGACGGTAGCGTAGTGGTAGGCTCAATTTTATCCGGCGAAAAACCTGCTGTGGCATAGGAGGAGTACGTTTTTCCGTCGACCTCCACCGAAGCGTGGCACCGTAAAAAACCGGCATCTTTGAACGGTTTAGCCTTTAGCGTAGCTACGCCTTTTTTTAGTGTCAATTTTCCTTCTTCCCAGTTGTCCATTTTTTCGGGATTGATGCGGTAACTCACTTCAATATCTTCTAACTGCACGTTGTTTTTCATCACGGTAATTTTAAATTCCGCACGGTCGCCTTTGTCGTAGGTCCAGTCAGTCTTATTGGGCGTAACAATGACCTGTACCAATTGCTTGGTAGATTGGCCGAAGCTTTGAAAGCATATTCCTGCAATGAAAAGGGTAAGCAAAATAAATCTGGTCTTCATAATTTTTAATTGTATTATGGAATAATTCAATGAATAGTTTGGCAGTTAGGGTCGGTAAATTTATGGTTGTTTTTTTTTATGAATTAAATACAGCTAGCTCTTTCTAATTATCCCCATCCCATATTGTTGCAGCAATATGGTGTAAATCATCCTTGGTAGACCAATAATATAGCGCGACCATCTTACCATCTTTACGTTTCAGTAATTGAGGATACCCAAGATCAATAGTCTCCATATCAACAGAGCCATACCCATCCCTCAGAATCTTCGGTTTGCTCCACGATTGCCCCTCATTATCGCTATAAACAACCATCATAGTTCCCGGCTCTTCTCTGTTACCAAAAATTGCAACCAGTCGCCCATTGTCAGTTATATTGAGCGCTGGAGGATTCCCATTACCTGCTCCCGCATCTCCAACTTCTGAAATGAATGTCCATGTGACACC
Encoded here:
- a CDS encoding GNAT family N-acetyltransferase, with translation MEFIKLTQLSKTDKIEILNLWNREYPEKLNYQTLAEFDHYLINKTEQSHILMIDESQEITGWYFAFKRDNDKWFTLIIDSKLHGRGFGTKVLNLAKEKETELNGWVIDHSNDRKKNGEIYKSPLRFYLKNGFKKLEENRLELDKITAVRIKWSK
- a CDS encoding monovalent cation:proton antiporter family protein, which translates into the protein MHLPLLQDILILLGFSVVIVFVLQKLKLPSIIGFLLTGVIIGPYGLSLINALEQVEILSEIGVILLLFVIGMELSIKQLVSIKKTFFIGGFFQVGITVAVAALVYHLLGYPWNESVFVGFLFSLSSTAIVLKTLQDRQQISTPHARNALAILIFQDIIVVPMMLITPMIAGESTNIGMSILSLLLKSGIVLVLTYISARYVVPRLMHAVAKTNSKELFLLVTITLCFAIAFFTSVAGLSLALGAFIAGLIISESEYSHQATSIILPFRELFTSFFFVSVGMLLDLNFFLNNIPVILLLLLVVLIVKSSITAAAVAILKYPTRTVLLTGLSLFQVGEFAFILSKVGIEYNLLSAETNQYFLSVSIVSMILTPFVIIFSEHIAKWIIGVSKKLGLGRTLVSEKDKAEIVDHTLQNHLVIIGYGVNGSNLAKAAGASNISYVVIEMNANTVKREKAKGIPIIFGDATQDHILETVGLSNARAAVIAISDNFATRSIIKNIRSHSNSIYLVVRTRYVKETSELIALGADEVIPEEFETSVQIFTHVLQNFLVPEDDIDQLIEKIRADNYQLFKGELKRPITYRPSEVADFNITCLRISADSNKFLGKPLMELNLRVKYGINILAIKRKNEMLESIQPDEIIKQGDIIYIQGNQRKIEQFHKLIK
- a CDS encoding DoxX family protein, whose amino-acid sequence is MKIVKLFLRLAISIGFLSAVADRIGMWPKEVSAWGNWDNFLSYTQLINPWIPHQLIPTIGILATAAEIIFALFLIIGFKTRLIAKLSGLLLLIFALSMTFSTGIKGALDFSVYTASAAAFALSFMKSNYLELDNLISNSNSKE
- a CDS encoding pyridoxamine 5'-phosphate oxidase family protein; translation: MTDLTINESTGILRNNYNGHLAYVFQGKPYVIPITYYFDPTENCIIGYTSEGHKIEAMRQNPSVSMVTEQVQSLANWKSVQIQGDFEELEGSFAKQKLHDFFEGVKNIIHRKENKEVKFINEFSSKSYTKGTPIVYQIRIQEITGKKREA
- a CDS encoding DUF5723 family protein; translation: MKSIVLSLVLFVAFTYQVNSQYYGGLENDNFNGLHGVMINPANIVDSRIKTEVNIFSVQMLLGTDYIPLTIDNVTNMLNDDTFEVFPKDDNEMLLNLDVMGPSFMFNLTEKSSIGVLTKVRAANNSRNINADLMESLISNFSEDDFNFNMQKLNQTTHVWGEIGLAYGRIILDKENNFLKAGITLKYLLGGGVLQATSNSLTGEYEYNQNDPLQSVVNLNGDLSYMVSYENEDDYFSTITPGFGTDLGMVYEYRPESTRTITEGSNGKGQNKYKMKIGLSILDIGSITYKEREETDYVINGSVSAEELENDTQQALEDNFPGTTTVKDLKVSLPTSLQLNIDYRVANRFYASLSYNQSLLDQDTPYNNHGLNIFSISPRFESKFFSLYLPVGFSKLGGTAVGAGLRLGPLFVGSGSIISNLISDNAMAANIYAGLKIPLYQKRKL
- a CDS encoding SDR family oxidoreductase, which translates into the protein MKYLKGKIVLITGGASGIGKIMVRLMLERHAKVIIWDFNQENIDETLSEFSNNENLFGFNVDVSNVQQIQETGKKVKQDIGGVDVLINNAGIVIGKYFKEHSVTDITNTMNINANAPMLVTLEFLADMLNRNSGHICNIASSGGLISNPKMSVYAASKWALIGWSDSLRLEMKQLKKDISVTTIMPYYVNTGMFDGVKSKLPILEPEVVALTIVKAIESNKKMITIPGYIYRFTRLGQAIMSLNLFDWFAGNVLGIYKTMEHFTGRK
- a CDS encoding alpha/beta hydrolase family protein; this translates as MKLKLLFLFLTVNTIIVNASQVDTVMVVSKSMNKSIPNMVITPDNYSTQKESYPVVYLLHGAGGNYADWVSKVPELKEYVDTYNIIIVCPDGGLTSWYFDSPIDEKMKYETYISKELISTIDKEYNTTATKSGRAITGLSMGGHGAFYLAFKHQDIWGAAGSMSGGLDIRPFPNNWDLKKRLGEYADHKENWEENTVINMVYKLTENSLKIVFDCGIGDFFYDANKRLHEKLVERNIAHDYTERPGKHNWNYWTNSIKYQLLFFNDYFKL
- a CDS encoding class I SAM-dependent methyltransferase; translated protein: MDKYEETFQTWNKIASIYQDKFMHLDLYNDTYEIFSNLIIKGHPRILEIGCGPGNITKYLLNKRSDFRITAIDIAPNMIELAKKNNPTADFKILDCRAIDQLEIKCDAIIAGFCIPYLSRADCSKLINDSSKLMGDSGVIYLSFVEGNYRNSNFQSGSSGDRLFFYYHDLSRIKNDLESNDFKMEETISINYEKPDKSEEIHTVLIAKKRIQNKV